The Nitrospira sp. CR1.1 DNA window TCCGCTGACCGACGAAACGCTGATAGACGGCATCCATGGACCGTTCCTTCGCAGACTGCACGAAGAGCCCGTTGACCAGATTTAAAAAGTCGTAGCCGGTGGTGCCTGAGACCGGCCAGGTCGCGGGAAGCGATTCTCCTTTGCCGAGAATCTTTTCTACGACGACGAACAATGAGGCCGGTTCGCCGGATGGGGCCGGCTGGAGTTCCCTGGAAGCCCACTCCTGCAATTGCACCAGGTAATGTTCCGGGTCATACAACCCATCCACATGGTCGATGCGAAGGCCCGTCGCCACTCCGCTCTTCAGAAGGCGAAACACCACTTGATGAGATTCGTGGAAGACACGCGATTCTTCCGTGCGTATCGCGGCCAATTCATTGATATCGAAGAAGCGCCGGTAATTGATTTCTTCGGAAGCCACTCGCCAGGAAGCCAGACGATAGCTCTGCTCGTTGAGCAACGCGTCCAGGCGGTCGAAGCTGGCCGAATCTCCTTTCACACCGTTGTACGTCTCCACACTGGCCGACAGGTGGGCTCGAATCGTCTCACTGTCGTGGAGCAAGTCCGACAGCCGGCGCCTGATGATGCGTTCTTCCCGATACCGTTCAGCGATTCGATCGGGATCCCGCTCATTCCTCGGCGGAAGATTCTTCAATGCGGTCAGAATGCTGCGTAGTTCTTGAACATGGTCATCCTGCTCTCCATCACGCCCCGTCAGATCAGCCAGGCGGAACGACAATATTCCCGCCCACGACTGAGGCGCAACGGGAAACCGGTGTTCAAAATAGGTGACGAGGAACCCGCCGTCCGCATAGGCGAGCTGGATCTCCTGATTTTCCAACACCGCCCCATACTGTTCACCCAGGATGGGCAGCAACACTTTGTCTTCGAGTTCGCGCTTTAACGGCGACCAGTCGATGTCAAAGGCCGTTGCATATCGCGAGCCGGGACCGTGCTCAAGGACATCCCACCACCAGCGGTTCTCTCTGGATCCGATCCCCATGTGATTCGGAACCACATCCAACAACAGTCCCATGTCGTACTGCCGGAGAGCCGCCGTGAAGGCGGCAAAATCCTCTTCCGTCCCCAGTTCCGGATTGAGGCATTCAGGGTCCACCAGGTCATACCCGTGCATACTGCCAGGCACGGCTTTTAAAATAGAGGACACATAACAATCTGTGATTCCGAGCGCATGCAGGTAGGGCACGATGCGAGTGGCGTCACGAAACGTAAACGTATGGTTCAACTGAAGACGGTAGGTCGCAACGGGTATACGCGGCATAATGTTCACTGACAAGCGACGCGGTTCAATATGACGGCAGGCGACGCTTATGCTCCTCCGTTCCCGCCGAGGGTTTCGGAATCACCAACACTCCCGACTCGGCCCAATGTGATGGCGAATCGATCTCCTCGTCACGAGGCCCCAGATCGGCATGAGCCGGAATGGAGTTGTGACGGTCGACGACGACACGCTGCAGCCTTGCGCCCGCGCCGATGTGGGTATGGTCGAAGATAATGGAGTCTTCGATATAGGCGCCGGGGTCAATTCGCACATGGCGGCCAATGATCGACCGTCTGATGTCGCCTTCGATTGCGCGACTGCCTTCGCCGATCAGTGCATGATCCACATAACAATTCACCAGACTTGCCGGGGGTCCATAAGACGGTTCCGTTCTGATCGGCCATTCCCGGTTGCGCAGCTCACAGGATGGAGTATCCCCAAGTAAATCCATATTCGCCTGCCAATAGGCCTGGATGGTACCGACGTCACGCCAATATCCCGGCTCTTCGTAAGCGGCCACTCCGGGGATTTCATTATCGTGGAAATTGTAGGCCATTACCTGGTCTGTCTTGAGCCGGCGCGGGAGAATATCGCGGCCGAAGTCATGCGACCCTCCGCTTTTCGCGTCTTCTTCCAAGGCCTGGACCAGCACATCGGCATTGAACAAGTAATTTCCCATTGAGGAGAGCGCACACGTCGGATCGCCCGGCATAGGTTTAGGGATCGGCGGTTTTTCGTCGAATCCCACGACCCGACTGTTGTGATCGATCTCCACGATCCCGAATCCCTGCGCGGCGGCCACAGGAACTGGTAACGTCGCAACCGAGACATCAGCATCTCTCTCAAGGTGAAACTGTAGCATCTGCCGAATATCCATTCGGTAGATATGGTCCGCGCCGAACACCGCGACGATATCGGGAGCAAAATCACGGATGAGGTTGATGTTCTGAAACACCGCGTCAGCGGTGCCTTCATACCATCCCGCGCCGGAATTCATTTGAGGAGGGACGACGGTCACGAACTGCCGGTCCCCATCACCGATGCGCCAGGCCTTCCGGAGATGCTCGATCAACGACTGCGATCGATATTGTACCATTACATGCATGCCCAGAATGCCGGAGTTGTAGAAATTGCTCAGGACGAAATCAATGATGCGATAGGCTCCGCCGAACGGGACAGCCGGCTTACTGCGCGCTCCCGTCAGCGGCATAAGGCGCGTCCCCTTCCCGCCCGCCAGAATCATGGCTAGAACGCGGGGCTGTTTGATTCGTCCGTGCTTCGGCATGTTGCTCCCCAGTGAACAAGGCGCTCGAGCAGTGCGTCGAGCGAGGACTACCACCCTACAAAAGATGCCGTCGATGCCGTACTGGACAAACCCCTAGCACATTCTGAGCGGCAACTCTCGATAGGGCGCAGAGCAATATCAGCGCATCGGCGCTGAAGACGTTCGTTGACGAATGTGCGTCATCAATGATCCGGGTTGCCTCCTCGCGCGCGGTATTCGCGAGCTATTCTCCTGCACTCGCCCATTCACGGCTGCGACAGACCTTCGGCCAGCGGGCTCGCACCTCACCCCTCTATCGTCTTGCAGGAGTACGCCATAGGTCCTCCAGGGTCCTCCACTAGGCGGATCCCCGGATCATCCTTGCCCGCACTGTATGTTCTTGAACCAGGGAGTCTCCTAGTGCTCTCCCGCGAATTTGCTTCTTAGGATGTACTCGACACAAAAGAGAACTTCACAGACCTTCATCGGAAGGGGGCACACACTATGAATTGTGATCGATGCAGTAGTTTGATGTTTCCGGTTGCGCTTCAGGATTGGGGCGGCGGGCTAGTGAGTCAGGACATAGCGGCCTGGCGGTGCTTCGCCTGCGGAGAAATCGTGGATCAGATCATCGCGGAGAATCGCACTCGCGGAGGAGAGGATGTGGAAGACTGGCGACGAGGTGGCGCTCGTCGACGGGTCAATGCCATCGGCTTGCTACGGTAAACGTGTACAGCAATCCTATCTCTCATCCCGGGCGCCGCTGAGCACTCATCGGCGCCCCCATTGTGCCTGCCTCAAGCTCGTTCTATCCCCGGCCGTGCTGCCTCATGGACCGGCCGGAGGTCGGATCATACCCGTCAAACGGTTACCTCACCATTGACCGCATCACAGGAACCGGCGGAATCGTCATGGCATCACCTCCAGCTTGATTGGCGAGTTCCCGTCATCCGGTCTTGCGCCGGCGGCTCACCGAGCGGTGATTGTCTTATGGAGTGTATCGTCCGGCGGTGCTTTGCGCAGGGTGTGTGGGAGACCTGGTTGCGCGATGAGCGGACTCGGTATGAGTGGCGTAACCGGTCGCCAGCTGCGGCGACGGTGGGCATTGACGCGGCGCCCATGGGCGGAAGGGTTTACAATCGAATCGTGATGCTGCTTCGTCCGGAGACCGGGTCAAGGCTGGTGACCATTGTCCGAACCCTTCGCTCGACCACGCTCTCGATTCGCTCCATGAGCACATCCTGGCAAGAGATAAACATGGCCTCATGGAACTGCCTCAGCAGGGCCCGCCCCTCTTCGGACTGAGCCAATCGCGCTTCGGCGGGAACGGCGCCATTTCTCGTGATGGTCGCATTGATCACATCGTCGGCGAGTTGAACCTGAACGTGCGAGTAGTTCGACTTCATGAACTCCGTATGGAAGTTTAGAATCGCCAGCATGACGGCGTACTCAAGATCGGCGGTGCTCCTGGCCTGCCCCATACCCTATCCCCCAATTTCCTGCGCATGGCTTGAGGAGACGGCACGAGAACAAGCTGCCTGTCCTCGCTCGCAGCCGTCACACGCCGCCCCAGGGTTATCTCCCGGTCGAAGCCCGGACAGCACTATCATGACAGCGAGGTCACCACCGCAAGCCGGGCCCGATCCCCGCGAGGCTCCGCCCGTTCACGCCGGTTTTTTAGAATGACCGGATCAACAATGTCGCCGCACATCATGCAATGTAACGCCTGAAACCCTTGGCCCGCGGTTTCTAAGGCATGGTCATAGTCTTCTCGATACATGGGACTCTTGCATCGCAGGCAATTCATGACGCCTCCGTCCTGGCTATGTGTTGGTGCAGGAGCGCACACACTTTGTTCCTGACCCCAAAGGAGTGCAAAGACTGGTCCAGGAGTCGCCCAGGTGAAATCGTGGCACAGCCGGTGCCGGATTCATCTGAACATCTGGAGTTATCGAGGATTGAGCGAGTGGGAGCGGCTCGTGCAACAGGATGTTTGGCGCGACCGGTGAAAAAGATGTGTGCGCGCGCACCAACGCAGCATGGACCGTGCACCGGCACTCGAAAGCCGGACGGATTACGCGCGAGGTTTTCGGCGGCGATCCAACATCCAGCGCGTGACACCGAGCTGCTTTGCAGCTAACGTTTTGTTCCCGCCGGAACGGGCCAACACTTCTTCGATGATCCGGTCTTCCAGATCGGCCAGGGTCTGCGCACCAACCTGAAAACTGATGTGAACCTGTGCTTGATCAACAGGTGATGCACTGGGAGGAGGAGTCGCGGGAAATGCGCGGACCGATGTGGAGGCTGCCTGCTGAACGTCTCCGGGAAAGTTG harbors:
- the glgC gene encoding glucose-1-phosphate adenylyltransferase, with protein sequence MPKHGRIKQPRVLAMILAGGKGTRLMPLTGARSKPAVPFGGAYRIIDFVLSNFYNSGILGMHVMVQYRSQSLIEHLRKAWRIGDGDRQFVTVVPPQMNSGAGWYEGTADAVFQNINLIRDFAPDIVAVFGADHIYRMDIRQMLQFHLERDADVSVATLPVPVAAAQGFGIVEIDHNSRVVGFDEKPPIPKPMPGDPTCALSSMGNYLFNADVLVQALEEDAKSGGSHDFGRDILPRRLKTDQVMAYNFHDNEIPGVAAYEEPGYWRDVGTIQAYWQANMDLLGDTPSCELRNREWPIRTEPSYGPPASLVNCYVDHALIGEGSRAIEGDIRRSIIGRHVRIDPGAYIEDSIIFDHTHIGAGARLQRVVVDRHNSIPAHADLGPRDEEIDSPSHWAESGVLVIPKPSAGTEEHKRRLPSY
- a CDS encoding DUF2294 family protein; translation: MGQARSTADLEYAVMLAILNFHTEFMKSNYSHVQVQLADDVINATITRNGAVPAEARLAQSEEGRALLRQFHEAMFISCQDVLMERIESVVERRVRTMVTSLDPVSGRSSITIRL